A window of Cohnella herbarum contains these coding sequences:
- a CDS encoding transcriptional regulator: MGKSSAADERKEIQRIMERYLDTYREFKYQKFERKEVQITGSYEVRYHGNTNVTSDSTADIAVWNVFTQQQRLDYCERVERVVDKLSIKEMRLIRCRYMQREPILDKQAQRQLQMSKFIYANNRDSAFTNLLSRLRLAIEEVAEIEQDQTQ, translated from the coding sequence ATGGGGAAGAGCTCAGCGGCAGATGAACGGAAAGAGATTCAACGCATTATGGAGAGATATCTGGATACGTACCGCGAATTTAAGTATCAGAAATTTGAGCGGAAAGAAGTTCAGATTACCGGCAGTTACGAAGTTCGGTATCACGGAAACACGAATGTTACCAGTGATTCGACGGCAGATATCGCAGTATGGAACGTATTCACACAGCAACAGAGGCTAGATTACTGCGAGCGGGTTGAGAGAGTTGTCGATAAATTGTCAATCAAGGAGATGCGCCTTATCCGCTGTAGATATATGCAGCGTGAACCGATCTTGGACAAACAAGCCCAGCGGCAATTGCAAATGAGTAAATTTATTTACGCAAACAATCGAGATAGCGCATTTACAAATCTGCTTTCCAGGCTGCGCCTTGCAATTGAGGAAGTAGCTGAAATAGAGCAAGACCAAACCCAATAA